From one Candidatus Binataceae bacterium genomic stretch:
- a CDS encoding sigma-70 family RNA polymerase sigma factor: protein MCPPDLTGELDAIATRLYERSGAPRWNVSRAEFGSALSRAVERRFANSNEAKERSVIAGFLESLQVEDLALAIGCRAGNESAWREFDTRFRPAIEKIALQITRDVDRAREVAESLYGDLFGDARSDGTRRSPLDHYHGRSLLVAWLRAVIVQREAEAWRLEYRAHPAGKLDAAVAFADAATSEPEDPDRRRYLAMVACELHKTIDALAPRDRLCLSYYYVQELTLAETGALLGEHESTVSRRLARTRAEIRRNVEDALRKDYRLNDDQIGRCFEYALGDWPFDLARALELAK, encoded by the coding sequence ATGTGCCCACCCGACCTTACCGGCGAGCTCGACGCCATTGCCACGCGACTCTATGAACGCAGCGGCGCACCGCGCTGGAACGTTTCGCGGGCGGAATTCGGGAGTGCACTTAGCCGTGCGGTGGAACGGCGCTTCGCAAATTCCAATGAGGCGAAAGAGCGTTCCGTCATCGCTGGGTTCCTTGAGTCGCTGCAAGTAGAAGATCTTGCGCTCGCGATCGGGTGCCGCGCGGGTAATGAGTCCGCCTGGCGCGAGTTCGACACGAGGTTCCGACCCGCGATCGAGAAGATTGCCCTTCAGATCACCCGAGATGTCGACCGGGCTCGCGAAGTCGCCGAATCGCTGTATGGCGATTTATTTGGCGACGCGCGCAGCGATGGTACACGCCGCTCACCGCTTGACCATTATCACGGCCGCAGTCTGCTCGTCGCGTGGCTGCGCGCGGTGATCGTGCAGCGCGAAGCGGAGGCGTGGCGCCTGGAGTACCGGGCTCATCCCGCTGGCAAACTCGATGCCGCGGTCGCATTCGCCGATGCTGCTACATCCGAACCCGAGGATCCCGATCGCCGCCGATACCTAGCGATGGTAGCGTGTGAACTCCACAAAACCATCGATGCGCTCGCGCCGCGTGACCGATTGTGCCTCTCGTACTATTACGTTCAGGAACTGACTCTCGCCGAGACCGGCGCTCTGCTAGGTGAGCATGAGTCAACGGTCTCTCGCCGTCTTGCGCGCACTCGAGCTGAGATTCGGCGCAACGTCGAGGACGCGCTCCGGAAAGACTATCGGCTGAACGACGATCAAATAGGCAGATGCTTTGAATACGCCCTGGGCGATTGGCCGTTCGATCTCGCACGGGCTTTGGAACTAGCTAAGTAA